TCCTGGCGCTGGTGTCCCTGGTGGTCTCCAACATCGGTGGCTTCCTGGTCGGTTTCCTGCTGGCCATGGTCGGTGGCGCGCTGGCCCTGTCGTGGGCGCCGGGCACGGCGGAGCCCGCGGATGCCGGGCAGCGGGACGCCGACCAGGGCCCGTCCGGTGACGGCAGCGACGAGACCGGGCCGGGCACCACTCCTGAGGCGCCCGAGGACAACGCCGTCGAGCCGGACGAGTCGCACTCCCCGCAGGGCCCCGTCGACGGCTCTCGGGCAGAGGAGCCGAAGGGGGCCCACCATGTCGGCTGACGAGGTCCGGGGCGAAAGCTCTGCGGCCTCGCCAGCGACGAGAACGGGGCCGCGTCACGCCGCCCCCAAGAAGCCACTGTTCACCAGGATCCAGGTACCGGCCGGCCGTGCGATAGCCGTGGCGGCGATGCCCACGGCGATCCTCATGGGGATGGGGTTCACGCCGAAGCTGGCCCTCGCGGACGACCGGCCGGCGCCCAGGAGCCTGACGGCCGAGGAGTACGAGGACTGCCTGGCGCTCATCGAGGACGCCACCGCCTCGCCTTCGCCGTCCGCCTCGGCGAGCGAAACCCAGTCCACCCAGCCGAGCCCCTCGGCTTCGGAAGGGGCCGACTCCCCGGCACCGTCGGCGACTTCGGGCACCTCGGACGGTGACGCGTCGGGCGACGGCGCGGCGGACAACGGCTCTTCGTCGGATTCAGGTTCCGACGACGACGCCGAGCCGGCGCCGGCCCCGTCCGCCACCGGGGACCAGGAGCCGCAGGACGCGGCTCCGGCGCCGAGCGAGCCCGAGTCCGGGTCCGACGGCGGTGGCGTGCTGGACGCCATCGGCGACACGGTCACGGGCGTGGTCGACGGCATCACGGGACTCGGCGAGGACACGGAGACGGCTACGCCGACTCCCACGCAGACGCCCTCGCCGTCCGCCTCGACGGGTGCGGGAGAGGACACGTCGGCGGGCGACGACACCTCCGGCGACACGAGCGGCTCC
This region of Streptomyces chromofuscus genomic DNA includes:
- a CDS encoding DUF6114 domain-containing protein, giving the protein MSAETPVQSAGTFTRLRLRFRDWRGTRPFWAGLFTLLGGVPIAYFPYATLKLGTMSIAMATTAGAGSLIIGVLLITLGLTMWFQQATRFFAGVAAILLALVSLVVSNIGGFLVGFLLAMVGGALALSWAPGTAEPADAGQRDADQGPSGDGSDETGPGTTPEAPEDNAVEPDESHSPQGPVDGSRAEEPKGAHHVG